A DNA window from Selenomonas sp. oral taxon 126 contains the following coding sequences:
- the ybeY gene encoding rRNA maturation RNase YbeY produces the protein MEIEIRCEPEDLPVSEEEREAVRRAILAVGRLYDVEDAEVSVTLTDDAHIHVINREYRGVDRPTDVISFALTESEEPEIIGGGAHEVLGDLIISLERMRAQAAEYGHTELRELSFLTVHGMLHLLGYDHMEEEERLEMEEEQRRVMEELGITR, from the coding sequence ATGGAGATTGAGATTCGCTGCGAGCCCGAGGATCTGCCCGTCTCCGAGGAGGAGCGGGAAGCCGTGCGCCGCGCGATTTTGGCGGTTGGACGGCTCTACGACGTGGAGGACGCCGAGGTGAGCGTAACGCTCACGGATGACGCGCACATTCACGTCATCAACAGGGAGTATCGCGGCGTTGACCGTCCGACGGATGTCATTTCCTTTGCCCTTACGGAGAGTGAGGAGCCGGAGATCATCGGCGGCGGGGCGCATGAAGTGCTTGGCGATCTCATCATCTCGCTCGAGCGCATGCGGGCACAGGCGGCGGAGTACGGGCATACGGAGCTGCGCGAGCTGTCCTTTCTCACGGTGCACGGCATGCTGCACCTCCTCGGCTACGACCACATGGAGGAGGAGGAGCGGCTCGAGATGGAGGAGGAGCAGCGCCGTGTCATGGAGGAACTGGGAATCACACGATGA
- a CDS encoding PhoH family protein: MQETTETIEFRDMHEAAALLGERDTLLQCMQEVFACRIVSRGTALAVTGAEEDVVAARVLVQELLFYHRQGAKLTTHEVNYGAQLVRAGRVEELHALFAEVLLVTAKGKEVRAKTLGQRDYLAKIRRNAVTLGVGPAGTGKTYLAVVMAVAALRNREVSRIILTRPAVEAGEHLGFLPGDLTEKINPYLRPLYDALQDILGAEGYQKMMSRQLIEVAPLAYIRGRTLEDSFIILDEAQNTTGAQMKMFLTRLGFGSRMVVTGDLEQVDLPRGTVSGLKQACQILKGVRGVGIVRLEPVDIIRHEVVTRIVEAYGAWEKKRGQKHGD; the protein is encoded by the coding sequence TTGCAGGAGACGACGGAGACGATTGAGTTCAGGGATATGCATGAGGCGGCGGCGCTCCTCGGGGAACGTGACACGCTGCTGCAGTGCATGCAGGAGGTCTTTGCCTGCCGCATCGTGAGCCGTGGCACGGCGCTCGCCGTGACGGGGGCAGAGGAGGATGTTGTCGCCGCGCGCGTGCTCGTGCAGGAACTCCTCTTCTATCACAGGCAGGGTGCGAAGCTGACGACGCATGAGGTGAACTACGGCGCACAGCTTGTGCGCGCGGGGCGCGTGGAGGAGCTGCACGCCCTCTTTGCCGAGGTGCTGCTCGTGACGGCAAAGGGCAAGGAGGTGCGTGCAAAGACGCTCGGACAGCGCGACTATCTCGCGAAGATCCGGCGCAACGCCGTGACGCTCGGCGTCGGCCCTGCGGGTACGGGCAAGACCTATCTCGCGGTTGTGATGGCGGTCGCAGCACTGCGCAACCGTGAGGTGAGCCGCATCATCCTCACGCGTCCCGCCGTGGAGGCAGGCGAGCATCTGGGCTTTCTGCCCGGCGATCTGACGGAGAAGATCAATCCCTATCTGCGGCCGCTCTACGATGCCTTGCAGGACATCCTCGGCGCTGAAGGCTATCAGAAGATGATGAGCCGCCAGCTGATCGAGGTTGCACCGCTCGCCTACATCCGCGGACGCACACTCGAGGACTCCTTCATCATCCTCGACGAGGCGCAGAATACGACGGGCGCGCAGATGAAGATGTTTCTCACGCGCCTCGGCTTCGGCTCGCGCATGGTGGTGACAGGCGACCTCGAGCAGGTCGACCTGCCGCGCGGCACGGTGTCGGGGCTGAAGCAGGCGTGCCAAATCCTAAAGGGGGTGCGGGGCGTCGGCATCGTGCGGCTCGAGCCCGTGGACATCATCCGCCACGAGGTTGTGACGCGCATTGTCGAGGCGTACGGCGCGTGGGAGAAAAAGCGGGGACAAAAGCATGGAGATTGA